The DNA window CATCGGTCAGATCGGCGTTGCTGAGATCGAGGTAGAAGGTACCGTCGAACTGGGCGTTGCCTGCACCGGTGACCTTGTTGGTTACCGTGTCAGCCATCGGCGCGAAGACCAACTGTCCCGCTGCACCGAGAACGAGGTTGGATCCGGTATCCACGGTCGTGTTGCCCGTGTAGGTATTGACGCCACCCATCGTGGTCACGCCGGCCCCGGTCAGGGTCATACCGCCACTGGTGTTGGCTACGATGGTCGGAGTGCCGGTAACTGCGGCGGTATTTCCGATACCACCTCCCGACAAGCTGACGCTGGCGGTCGTGTAGCCGATCCCCGGATTGGTGATGGTGATTCCGGTCAGGTTTCCGCTGCCATCGAGCACCGCGACCGCCGTCGCACCGACACCGTCACCGGAAATCGTGACCACCGGCGTATCGATGCACCCGCCACCGCTGAAGCTGAGGCCGGCAGCACTCACGCCACCACCGGTCGGAGCAAGCAGGGACTGACCGACGGTGATGTTGTTGCCACCGTTGGAGATCACGCCGCCACCCGAGTGAACGTAGGCTGCGGTGAGGCCCGTGAGGAAGTTGGCGTTCGCCGCGTTCGCCGTGAGGGAACCCCCGTTGAAGTTCAGCGTCGCACTGCCACCGCCCTTGTAAACCGCCTTGGTCGTCACGTTGCCGCCGCGCAGGTTGACCACGCCGGCACCTGCGCCTCCACGCGCCAGTTGCAGGCCGTCGTTCGCCGCGACAATCGTCAGGCTCGCGCTGTCGGAGACCGTGAGCACGCCGGCTCCGTTCTCACCAATCCACATTCCGAGGTCACCCGTGCTGGTGTGATTGTAAACGGCGCTGCCGCTCAGTGACATCACGCCGACGCTGCCACCGGCGGCACCGAGCGTCACCGGACCCGCTTGGTTGTATGCGGCGGTTCCGGAAAGATTGACCACGCCCTGCGAAGGACCAAGGCCAACGGCAAGGAAGCCTCCGATGTTCGCGGTGCCGCCCGTTTGGCTGTAGGCGGCGAAGGCGCCGTTCGCACGGCCGACGGCGAGCTGACGGAACACATCGAGTGATCCCGAATTCAAGTGGACCGCTCCGGCACCGGTGCCGCTGCGTCCGATGTCGAGCGTCGAGTGGTAAGCCAGGAACGCACCGTTGGCCGCGCTGTTGTAGTTCACGGCCGCTCCGTTGATCTCAAGAACGCCATTCGCTCCTCCGTCGAAGCCGATGACTGCCTGAGCCCCCACGAGCGTCGAACCGTCGCCGGCCTGCCTCTTGTAGGAACCGTCCTGCAGGATCAGGGATCCGTTCTCGACCTGCAGTTGGGCCGTCGTGTCATTGAGCGCGTTGGTCAGAGTCAGCGAGCCGATGCCGCGCTTCACGATTCCGAGCTGGAAGTCGTGCGATCCGTCGTTGTCCCGGATGTTCAACCCTGAAGTCTCGGCTGTCGCGAGGTTCCAGAAGGTCCACTTCGTTCCCACACCGCCCGAGTTCTCAAGGATACCGGTTCCGACCGGAGCACGGCCGAGGAAGTCCTGATTGAGGGCGACGACGCCGCCCTGGACGTCGAGGTCTCCGGCGATATTGCCACCGTTGAGAACCAGCGTGCCGTCGCCGGTCTTGAGGAAGTCGTAGCCCGCGCCACCGTCGTTCGGCGCACCCATCCCGAAGTTGCTTCCGGCAGGAACGTTAACCGACCGGGTGTCGGTGAGGGTCACGGCACCGTTGGTCAGGAACAGGTCGTTGGTACCCAGGAACGAAAGGTTCGCGTTGAGGGTGACCGGCTTGTTCGGAGCAAGGAAGACCGGACCACCGCTGGTGTTGTCGATAACCCCACCGTTGATGATGAAGGCATCGAAGGCGTCATCCGTGGTACCGAGGGCTCCGGCGCTGTTGAGATTGAGCTGGCCGGCTTCGAGCGTGAAGTCGCCCGCGAAGGTATTGGCACCCGAGAGGGTCAGTGTGCCCGTTCCATCCTTGGTGACCGGACCGGTGCCCTGGATCGGGTTGGCGTATTCATCGCTGCCGGTCAGATCGAACACCAGTTCACCGAAGTCCCCGATCATGATCGACGAACTGTCCGCGATCGATCCGGTTCCGGAAATCACGAGGATACCATCCGTGACACTCGTGGCGCCGGTGTAGGCGTTGTCGGTCGTAAGCGTGACCGTCCCGCCGTTGTCGATCGAAACCGAAGCGCTGCCGTTGATACCGAAGCCGCCGCTGCTGGAGATCGTGTAGTCGTCGTTGAAGTTGCTGAACTGGACCAGTCCGGGCTCGACGTTCTCGGCAAGATTCACGTTGAAGAAGCCCGCACCGTCTTCAAACAGAACGGACTGGCCTGCGGAGAAGGTCGTGTCTCCGCCGGTGTTCGCCCAGTTGACCGACGCGGTGTCCCAATTGGCGTCGGTCATGCCGGTCCACGAGAGCGGATCGCCGGTGACCACCAGCACGATCTCGAAGCCGTTGTCCTGAATCTCGGCGGTCTGGCCACCTGCGAGAGGCGGAGAAAGGGTGCCAACCGCGAAGTCGGTCGCGACGGTTCCGCCATAGAATCCGCCGTGGTCGATGATCGGGTATTCCCAACCGCTCGGATCTCCGGTCCAGATACCGGCGGTGTTGGTCACGTTGACCGTCACCACTCCGTTGGCCGGCGTGGTCGTGATCGCGGTGTTGGCAACGACCACCTGATCCATCGAATCGCCGGCAGCCTGCAAGGTGAGCTGGGCATCACCTTGGAAGGTCAGGGTTTCAACGACAGGATCCGAAGTCTTCGCGGCAACATTGAACCCGGCACCGTCGGCGATGGTGAGCCCGCTCGAATCAACGACGCCGCCAGCACCGCCGAGGGCGAGTGTTCCCTCCGAAACCAAGGTCGGCCCGGTGAAGGTGCTGTCGCCAAGCAAGGTCAGGGTTCCCGATCCGGTCTTGGTCACACCCCCATTCAAGGAAATGCTGTCCTCCAGAAGAGGATTGTGGATCGTCACGTTGAACGCGCCCGTATCAAATGACGCGCCACCGCTGAGAATGTTCACCGCCCGGGTTCCGGTTCCGGCGAGGTTGATCCAGTTGCCGTCACTCGCAACCGCCTTCAGGATCCCGCCGTCGAAGTTGATGACCGCGGAATTCGTGTTGGAATTGGTGAAGATCGCATTGATCTGAAGCAGGCCGCCGTTCTCTAGGTTCAGCGTGTCGCTGCCACCGTTGTTGGCCGCACCCATGACGAGGTTAGAAGCACTTCCGCTGGCAGGCGGGCTACCGAGAATGGCGCTTCCGGCACCGTTGACGGTCACTTCCCGGTTGCCGGTGTTGTTGTTGATCCCCATCTGGATATCCGAACCGGCATTCAGATTGATCGTGCCGCCACCGGTGACACTGACGGTCGGGTCGCTGGCGTCGTACTGACCGACAATCAACCATCGAAGAAGCGTCGAGGCGACGTTCACCACCCCGCCGTCGACGTTGAGCGCGCCTTGGGAGCCCGCAGCGCCGGCGAAGCAGATCCGAAGGTCGTTCTCGACGTTCAGCGTGCCGCCGGTCTCAACCGTGACCGTTCCGTTGGCTACGTTGGTGTTGTTGCCGGCCCGCGCGATGTCGAGACCGACCGTTCCCGCACCATTGATCGGTCCGGTCACGTCCACGGTGCCACCCGTGATATCGAGCGTCGCGGTGCTGCCGTTCTCGGCGACATAGAGTCCGCGGGGGGCATTGAAATCACCTGTGCCGCTGACATTCACGTCTCCGACCGCGCCGTTGAACGAGCCGATGACCGCAAATCCCTGAACGGTGGCGGCATTCACGGTTCCGCCGCTGAGGTTATAGGTTCCGTTACCCGTTCCGTCGCGACCGACCACAAAGTAGGCTCTCGAGGTTGTCACGCCAGCGGTCTGGTTGACTGTTCCCATTCCGCCTTGGCCAACCCAAAGCTCGGCTTGCGCGGCGGGCTGCCGTTCGCTGCCGTCACCGCCTACGTTGAAGAATCCACCGTCAATGTTCACGACCCCTACGGAACCGTTCGTGTTGCCGAGCACCGCGTGGTCAAAGCGGGTGGCGGCATTCATCGTGCCATCCGTCAGGGTGAAGGTTCCGCTGCCCCCATCGCGACCGACGATGAACCAATATTTGGAGCCGATGAGAGCACCCGCCCCGTTCAGGGTCACCAAGTTGCCGGTGGTTCCGCCATCGGGAGCAACGATATGCTGCCCTGTGATGAGCGAACCGCCGGTAACGGTCAGCGCAACATTGGAAGTCGTGTTGGCCCCGGTAAAGAGCGCCCCAATCGTGTCCAGAGAACCGCCCGAGAAGGTCGGCTGGAAGGTCACGCCCGGAACGAGAAGAATGTCACCATTCGGTGCAGGCACACCGTTGTTCCAGTTCGCAGCGTCTGCCCAGTCGGTGCTGGTATCACCATCCCAGGTCGTCTGGGCCTGGAGTGAAGTGATCGCGGCCACGCTGGCGGCGGCGAAGGTTGCAATGAAGGGACGATCGGCCAGCAAGGCACACGTCCCCAAGCGGGGTCTCGTAGCATTCATGGGTTTCTGATGGGTTATGACTGGGGGCTTGTTGCGCGCTCCTGGGTTAAGAGGGCATGAGACAAGCTTGTGATATATAGGTAGCCCACGATTGCGTGGCGTGCATGTATCATCGCGAAGTAATTGTGTAATTTTACGACAAAACT is part of the Haloferula helveola genome and encodes:
- a CDS encoding beta strand repeat-containing protein; the protein is MNATRPRLGTCALLADRPFIATFAAASVAAITSLQAQTTWDGDTSTDWADAANWNNGVPAPNGDILLVPGVTFQPTFSGGSLDTIGALFTGANTTSNVALTVTGGSLITGQHIVAPDGGTTGNLVTLNGAGALIGSKYWFIVGRDGGSGTFTLTDGTMNAATRFDHAVLGNTNGSVGVVNIDGGFFNVGGDGSERQPAAQAELWVGQGGMGTVNQTAGVTTSRAYFVVGRDGTGNGTYNLSGGTVNAATVQGFAVIGSFNGAVGDVNVSGTGDFNAPRGLYVAENGSTATLDITGGTVDVTGPINGAGTVGLDIARAGNNTNVANGTVTVETGGTLNVENDLRICFAGAAGSQGALNVDGGVVNVASTLLRWLIVGQYDASDPTVSVTGGGTINLNAGSDIQMGINNNTGNREVTVNGAGSAILGSPPASGSASNLVMGAANNGGSDTLNLENGGLLQINAIFTNSNTNSAVINFDGGILKAVASDGNWINLAGTGTRAVNILSGGASFDTGAFNVTIHNPLLEDSISLNGGVTKTGSGTLTLLGDSTFTGPTLVSEGTLALGGAGGVVDSSGLTIADGAGFNVAAKTSDPVVETLTFQGDAQLTLQAAGDSMDQVVVANTAITTTPANGVVTVNVTNTAGIWTGDPSGWEYPIIDHGGFYGGTVATDFAVGTLSPPLAGGQTAEIQDNGFEIVLVVTGDPLSWTGMTDANWDTASVNWANTGGDTTFSAGQSVLFEDGAGFFNVNLAENVEPGLVQFSNFNDDYTISSSGGFGINGSASVSIDNGGTVTLTTDNAYTGATSVTDGILVISGTGSIADSSSIMIGDFGELVFDLTGSDEYANPIQGTGPVTKDGTGTLTLSGANTFAGDFTLEAGQLNLNSAGALGTTDDAFDAFIINGGVIDNTSGGPVFLAPNKPVTLNANLSFLGTNDLFLTNGAVTLTDTRSVNVPAGSNFGMGAPNDGGAGYDFLKTGDGTLVLNGGNIAGDLDVQGGVVALNQDFLGRAPVGTGILENSGGVGTKWTFWNLATAETSGLNIRDNDGSHDFQLGIVKRGIGSLTLTNALNDTTAQLQVENGSLILQDGSYKRQAGDGSTLVGAQAVIGFDGGANGVLEINGAAVNYNSAANGAFLAYHSTLDIGRSGTGAGAVHLNSGSLDVFRQLAVGRANGAFAAYSQTGGTANIGGFLAVGLGPSQGVVNLSGTAAYNQAGPVTLGAAGGSVGVMSLSGSAVYNHTSTGDLGMWIGENGAGVLTVSDSASLTIVAANDGLQLARGGAGAGVVNLRGGNVTTKAVYKGGGSATLNFNGGSLTANAANANFLTGLTAAYVHSGGGVISNGGNNITVGQSLLAPTGGGVSAAGLSFSGGGCIDTPVVTISGDGVGATAVAVLDGSGNLTGITITNPGIGYTTASVSLSGGGIGNTAAVTGTPTIVANTSGGMTLTGAGVTTMGGVNTYTGNTTVDTGSNLVLGAAGQLVFAPMADTVTNKVTGAGNAQFDGTFYLDLSNADLTDGNTWTLEDVGSPLYSLTFSVNSSLGAFSESANVWTLTDGPNTWTFTEATGVLSLSTGGLAGYDAWLTNYPGMTLTGREEDNDGDGIANVLEFFLGLDPTVSDLGGLPTGTVSGGNLILVFNRSDEAEGDTVQNLQYGSDLSGWTTVAIPAGSGMVGAVTFTVVENGAGPDTITASIPTGGAVSFFARLDVQ